The DNA segment GGGAATACCACGTAAAGAAGCTTTGGAACGGCTGGCAGCGCGCTGCGAGTGTGATGAAATTTATATTTTTGTGGGGGCAATTAACCAAGCGGATGAATTGGGGGCATCTATAAAGAATGTAATGGAAACTCAGGCTGCTGCAATCAGACTTACACACAAACAAAATGTGGAGGAGCAGGCACAAAAGCTTTCGGTAAAGATGATGGTGCCTATGGTGCTTTTTATTTTGCCGGTGACTTTCATAATAATATTAGGTCCTGCTATTCCTTCGGTAATTTCTGCGCTTAAGGGAGTTTAATGAAAAAGCAAATAATCGTAGGGTCAAATGTGATGGACATTGAGATTGCAGATAGCTTTTTAAGGAGATTTATAGGGTTAATGCTGAGAGCCGAACTACCATCGAATCAAGGCCTATTGCTTTCACCATGTTCAAGCATACATACATGTTTTATGAGATTTCCTATTGATGTGGTTTATTTAGATGAGAAAAACATTGTATTAGCAAAAGAAACCATGAATCCATGGAAATTTGGGCGACGAATCAAAGGTACAAAAAAAGTTCTTGAGGGGCCGATAGGATTTGCTGAAAATATAAAGATCGGAGACGCATTGCTGTCTTTAAATGAACATGGACAGATGTAAGATAGGCTTGGTTTCGAGGCGATAACAGTATAGCTTATATATCCGCAGGCAAGCAGGGTAAAGGAGGTGAAATGGCGTTGGCAGAGAAAAAGCAAACAAGCATTGCAAAGGAGAACGGACAGTCGATAGTGGAGTTTGCATTGCTGCTACCTATTTTAATGCTTTTGCTGCTCATACCTGTGGATCTTTATCGCTATGCAAATGCCAAAATGATTCTCAAGAGTGCTGCAAGCGAAAGCATCAGCCAGCTGACATATGCCGATGTCAGCACCGGAGATACTGCAAACGCACTTAGGCAGACGGTTGAAGATTATTATGGAGATAAGCTTGACACGGGCAGAGTAACAATAGCGCTTTTAAATGAAAGCCCTCCTTTTGCGGAAAATTATACCTACTATGTCTATTCAAGCGAAAAGGCTATTGAAAATCCAACTAATTTCTGGAATCAATTTGAAAGCCGAAATTCTAGCTATAAATGCATGGAGGTGCAGGTGCAGATGACTTATACCCTAAGACCAGTTACTTTTTGGGGCAGCTTATTGTTAGGCAATTCTTTTGATGTCGTTACGCCGGTATATTCAAGAGATGTATATGTAACCGGTTATATGCCGTAAACCAGGCAGGATTGGGGTGATTGCGGTGTTTTATACCCAAAAAAGGATAAGTTCAACTGAATCAGGACAATCGATTGTAGAGTTTGGGCTGGTCTTACCTCTCTTTTTGTTGATTTTATTCTTTATTATTGATTTCGGTTGGTTAGCGTATCAGCGAGCCTCTTTTGAATATGGCTACATACAGGCAAGTTGGTCTATTTCGGCGGCGGATTTGGGTGATACTGATTCCTTAGAAGATGTTCCTTCGGAAGCCACTTATACCGGTGCTATTGTAGCGGATACGCTGCGTAATGATTTAAAAAATAGCTGCTGGGGTATTTCTTCAGATAATCTCAGTGTAGCGAATGCTCAGGCAGTGCTTTACAATATTGAGGAAAGTTTTGCTGTACCGGGACGAAAACCTAATGAGCCGGTGATGGCTGTGAGCAGAACACGCTATATGAATCTCAGTGCTGTACTTCGATATGATGTGCAGCCGATTACATATGTAGGGAAACTTTTTTTCGGCAATACGGTTTCATTTGAAAAAGATTTGAACAGAACCAGAGTTGTGAGGACACAAAGCCGAACAGAATGAGGCAGAACAAGAATAGGTGGTGGATATGGGAAAAATGGCA comes from the Tepidanaerobacter acetatoxydans Re1 genome and includes:
- a CDS encoding DUF192 domain-containing protein, with the translated sequence MKKQIIVGSNVMDIEIADSFLRRFIGLMLRAELPSNQGLLLSPCSSIHTCFMRFPIDVVYLDEKNIVLAKETMNPWKFGRRIKGTKKVLEGPIGFAENIKIGDALLSLNEHGQM
- a CDS encoding TadE/TadG family type IV pilus assembly protein, with the translated sequence MALAEKKQTSIAKENGQSIVEFALLLPILMLLLLIPVDLYRYANAKMILKSAASESISQLTYADVSTGDTANALRQTVEDYYGDKLDTGRVTIALLNESPPFAENYTYYVYSSEKAIENPTNFWNQFESRNSSYKCMEVQVQMTYTLRPVTFWGSLLLGNSFDVVTPVYSRDVYVTGYMP
- a CDS encoding TadE/TadG family type IV pilus assembly protein, which encodes MFYTQKRISSTESGQSIVEFGLVLPLFLLILFFIIDFGWLAYQRASFEYGYIQASWSISAADLGDTDSLEDVPSEATYTGAIVADTLRNDLKNSCWGISSDNLSVANAQAVLYNIEESFAVPGRKPNEPVMAVSRTRYMNLSAVLRYDVQPITYVGKLFFGNTVSFEKDLNRTRVVRTQSRTE